The sequence tttttttaatttgaaaacaaagcatatttgaaaaataaacaataaatataaaaatgacagtatagtcatgcatactatttcggacatgtagaaaaggaagttaagattgagagagtcgctataccagtagatgCTCGATCATTGTTTTAGTGGCCAATCaagatataaattaaaaatgttatcctaatacatggaatcacagtcctgatatttacttgcgcGTGCATCTAATTGATTATGTAATGCTCACGCAGAAATGgaagtaaaaatgtaaacagacCAGGCAGACacattacctccatttctgtgcgcgcaggaaaaacacggcactatgattcAGTGTATTCTGAAATCTCGTACGAGCTAGCTATTTTTGCAGCAAGTTGGCAAGAATTGTGACCACAAAATCACAGGTGTTAGAACCAGTTTCAATGGGTCTCGCATTAAAAAACACCTCACAGAATTGAGACATAAATCACAACACAGGACTAGGATCATTCACATTTGGCTTGACTTTGCACTAATACTTGCCTTGTTTAATGGCATTTAAGTTATGCTGGGAGTGGAGTCACCATTATAGGAGCTgtttaaataattatataatatGGACGGTATATGCTAATGACAGCACAAAATTATTGGTGACTAAACCAACCTGGTTCTTCATCACTACTTTCATCTGAACCACCACCTCCTGCAAACTTTACACCTTTTGATTGAGAAGTTGCACCATATTGTTTTTTACTGTCTCTTAGTTTTATAAAGTATTCTGCTGCAAATTCTACAATGTCGTTTGGCTTTTCCCTGAGAGCTGCGACAGTAAAATCTTGCATTAGTTCTGTTAAACCGGGTGGTATTTGAATATCCATACTTCTAAAAACGTTCTGTTTAACCAATATGAAAGTTGTGTACTCAAGCTTTCTAACAttaaatttattattgtttGTCTATTTATTCTGTGTTTTATTCGTTGCTACACCACATAGCTAACTAAACTAAGCGATACTAAGCAAGTAGCACCTGTCCGTATTAAAACTGTCTTTGGCGATATTTTCAAAGATGGCAGAAAAAAGTTCGCGCATGTCTAATAAAATATAGCCTCATATAAAAGTTTACCGCCATCTCTCGAACAATAAGGCTCTGATTACACTTTTTGTTGTTcataattgttaaaaaaatgtttgtagttttaaatcacttttttcggTTATTCAAGCATattctattttctttattttaacacagaaaaatttaaaatttgaatagAGTTTTAGTCGATCTGGAGaactttaatttctttaaaatttcccACGCAGGCTTAACCATATTGGGGATGTCCTTCGTCACTATATTTCCCCATTCGCTTTCAAAATCAATTCGTCGGCCCTGTACAACACAGTCGGTTTATCAACATACATCAACGCACAACATAAATGTCAAACGAACTCTACGAGCAGCTTTGTTGTTACCCTGCAGTGTCAAGCGCTCCGTATGTTTTAATACGATAGAGAAATGTCATTTGGGTACACTAAACAGGAGTTGTTAAGCACTGTTTTTTGGTAGCCCTACTGGAAATAATAGGCAAAATAAATCACTGGAGGTAAGCCACATAAAAGATACTGAAGACCTTACAACTCAATGTGATGTACAATTGAAAGACATTTTTCTCTTCATTGCTAATCGTATTGTAGTGCacgctttttataagaaacatcttaTTAGCAACATGAGACTCGAATCCTTCAATAACGCAAACAATAATAAGCAACAGTCGGTCTACAAAATGAGTAAgtaaaataaagacaaaaaatagATTCAGAAAAAAACGTGGTGAAAACTTTTAGTTCCATAAACACTTGTTTACGAGTTGCGCGCTTTGCGTCGTATCTACCAGGGAAAACCGACCCTTAAGTCGCTTTTCTTTATATACAGCTGTCTTTCCACCTGCGCCAAATTTCTACTGCACATGCGGCGTGCGCTTGCTTAATTATGCATGTCAATTACCTACAGCCTTATCCATTGGAGGAAGTTTATCTCCAGGGCTTGTTTAGGATTTTTTATTGAGTCACTTCCAATATGTGCAAAAACCTATTcttaaataagttaaaaaaatttctttcatttgTTGAAAACTTGCACTCGAACAAGGCTATTATATTGAAAACATGCTTTAAAAGCTAAAAATTCGAGAACCTTAGAGCGATTGAGGATCACGATATTAActattaaaaatacttttaacggtttatcacataaaaatttatttcagaaCTTTGACTTAGTAGCTAACTTTAATAGTAATAGCCCCTTTGCTTTTTTGACGTAAAAGttttaatgaaatgtatttAGCATGGGATAATAAATTGGTGGAGTCATTAAGTGTTTTCTTCAATCATTTTAACTTTTTGAACCAACTTTCCCCAAAGTTTGACTAAGCGAGTTCAGACGTTATATGCTGTAAATTTTATaaggcaaaaaattttttaaccgGAGCACACTTTGCTTGTATATTCTATCTATTCTATTTATTCTATGAAGCAAGAGCCCCAACAATTATTCCGATATATACCCAATTGCTGCAAGGTATTTcatgtatttagctagctcAGGAGTGACTTATAATCGAAAAGTGTACCTTAACGTCAATCCAACTTTTGGAGGAGAGGGGTTAAATCCCTGAACGTTAAATTCTCTCATTCGTGAAATatcgactttttttaaaaaaagaagtattttaAACTGGCTTGTCGTCTACATGCTTCACAGGATGAGGTGTAAGAGTGCGTGTAATTTCACGATACTTtaatattacatttataagtttgccCAGGAAAAGGTCTTCTCTAACATTTAAAATAACAGTTGGGTAAACCTGACACTGGTAAAAAACATtgtacaaaaacataaacaacagGCCATACTTATTAGAAGTGGTTGGGATAAAATTActgaaatttagaaaaaacaccATTAGCGAAGTAAAAAAcactcttaaaaaaaataaggttCTTTATATGTAGTACTTTTTCAAAAATAGTTACTTCTTTCTCTCATTTATAGAACCTACGTGtgccaaataaataaaatgcagTGTAAGCTGGCCTACGTCTGAATGCTGACGGAACGGCTTGTCAGCATATCATAGACGTAGAAGAGCCCTGCGAACGAGTTTGGTAGTAATGGGCTCAACattcaaaacaagaaaaaaaggaaaaccaaCACACCTTCGAGAAGATCGTCATCTTCATCTCCACTTTCATCTGGTTCTTGAAAACGAACAATAggtttttcttgtattttttctgtaacTTTTGGTTGATTTCGTGTATCCACAACACGTAAAATAATTTGTCTAGGCATCTTATATAGCAGAATTTAATAAAATCACAACACAACAAATAGAAGTTACATCTCATAACATGAAAGAAAACATACATGAATATATGTAAAAACCTTTTCAACAGAAAACAAAAGAGAAATTCTGACCCGTTTTGTTTTTGtgtaaaaatcaaatcaaacaaACACTGTATCGCTAACgaatgagttaaaaacaaaaaaccacCCTCTTTACCAGACTTTTATTAGCACGTTAGCATAACTATTGAACAGAGGTGCGAATATTAGCAAAAGATGTACTAAATTCGAAATCCACCCTGGGTACAAGGTTTTTTAGTCGAAATTTAACTCCTGGCATGTACCCAATGTTTATAGTTTTCGTTAATGCGGCGGACTACGGATTAAGGTTGCTTAACTTCATTACATTTAGAAAAGGATTTGTTAGATCACGTAAGCCGACTATCAAAGAAGGCCGGGGACATAATTGGTAAACTGTATGGTtaactaaaatctcttatatgAACGCGCAACATATTATAAAGGAATTATACAAAGGACGCAGGATAAACCTTTTTTCCAGGATCCCTTAGAATCGTGTTGGCTTAAGCAACTTGATTTCAGTCGCagatcagaaaaagaaaatacactACAACGACAGTAAATAGCGactacagcaacaacaacaacaaaacaacaagaactttttaaaagaaaaatcgcCACCTTTTCTTCATCCACGTTTCCACGTTTGTATTTAACCTTTATTTTCATTATAAAAACTGAATAATAATTTCCAAATTATTATgaatattacaaaatataaagataaatcataaaaatataatatcacTATGGATACAGCCGgcagatgtaaacaaagttgaaAGCAAAAGTTTTCagtgaaacttttttttcttggatAGAAAGTAAATGTTTTCTCGCTTCTTTTACAACGGGATAAAACGCAAAATTTTATTCAGCTTGCCAAATtcttccaacctcgtccccaggatttgTTAGGTAATATTGAAACAAGTGCGTCCCAACACAGGTTGACGAGGTTGAGCTTCTTTACGTAACAGTCTTTCATCCGGCTTTCTTATATTCGAAGCTATTTAGTATATTATTGGAGTAGAAGAGACTTGGGGGTGATATTGGTGTAGACTGatctttaaaaatatcaatgaaacatattttaaagaCTAAGTTAAAATTCGTCTAAAACCGGAATATACAAATGGACTCGGTCGAGCCTTTAAAGTCGGGTTTGGACCTTTTAAAATTCCACGATTTGTTTGTCCTGAATGAATTTTGTACGAGTTCGGAGCAGGAGCTGTTgatgctaaaaaaataagtgagacaataaCATAAAAAGATTTGTAGATGCGCATTGGCAGGAAAATGGTAACCAAAGCAGCGGAATATATTTAACTAAAACAAAATTCAATTTCTTACAAATGTAATAGCTACAACTGCAgcaaaattcaataaaatttcatttctatATGTTTTGAAATTGCCATAACCTAACCCTTCCAATTTCCAGGATTTTTTAATCTACATGCCATAGTTGggatcatttatttaaaaaacaaccaaCAAAAACATCAAGTTACTTTTACTTACATTTTTGTTTGGTGTATCGTTTCCCCATGCTGTACTGAGGTGCCgatgttttcacttttggatAGTAAGCGGCAGGGCCTGGACCGACAGTACCTGAAAAAACAATACATCACTTTCCTTAACAATAATGCATCACTTTTACAAACAATAATGCATCACTTTTATTAACAATAATACATCACTGTAAACAATAATGCTTCACTTTTAACAATAATTCATCAATTTTAACAATAGTTCATCAATTTTAACAAcaatgcatcacttttaacaataatGCAACGCTTCGTCAAAATAATCAAGTAAAAAAGCGGGTAaaaagtaataatttatttcccacaaaagtttttaaaaaaaggtgagAAGGCAAAATCAATCAATTAATAAAAAAGTTGGACTGTCTTGTTTAAGCAAAAAAGGAAGTTACCTGATCTTGCTTCAATCCTGCTACCCATCGAGAACGCTGCTACGCGTTTACCATCTGGACGTGCGGGAAGTTTGACGTTGTACGTAGCCGGTCCAGGAGTTTCctctaaaaaataatatggATGTGAACTTaagattgcaaaaaaaaaaaacagaatcttCTATCAAGCAGTATTTTCTCTTCTAACATCTACTTCTTTTTCTCAAACATTATATGTATCAGttcaaaaatggaaaaaacgctatactttcttaaaaacacagcgaacaaataaatacataacaGCGGCATcgaaattttaatgttttgttacataaatctatttttagttaaaattaAACCTACACACCATTAGGCGAATTAGTATCACTGGAATCACTTGCGATTTGAACGAATAGGCAAAATTTCAACAAGCCGGAATTTTCTGCAAAATCGAAAGTTGTATTTCTTCAGTAAAAGTTTTCATCAGGGTCAAAACACCGAAAACaccgattattattattattatcatcattatgattattattatagagatgctCTATTTTCGGTAGGAATTGTTGCACAAGCACAATCTAACTATTATAATCGCCCCTTTTGAGCACCTGAGGGTAGAAGAAAACCATAAAAGGTAATAAAAAACACTACTTGTAAAATCTGGTTTACCTGATTTCTTTTGGAATCTCTTTCCCATCGAATGTGCGGGAgcatcattttttgaaaaacggTTTTGATGATCGTAGGTACCAGGTCCGACAACACTGTTCTTCATTACACCTTAGAATAAGAGATCTTTTTATACCAAGAGGAATTAAAAAGGCTTTTAAAAGAATTTGGGCACAACTTCCATATTGAACGTACACTGACAACTTTTAAGACGGATACAGGTTGAAGTTTACAGATTGCCACTGAAAATAAACTTGATTGTTTACAAGTGGTATGATCAATTGATCTTCGGACACATTgtttattttaagaaaaataacttgaaaaatcaCTACTCGAGATTATAGGACATACAGACTATAGGACATACAGACTATAGGACATTGTTAAATTAATCAAGTCCACCTGAGGTCATTTTAAAGATGtagttcaaaataaaaaaaaagttatatatgttatatatcgAAATCTTACTGTACTCCGCATAGTTGAGAATGTCAGGATATATGGGTCGGCAAACTTTTCTGCATGAATACACCGGCTGCTTTTTCAAGTTTTTGATAGTGCATTTGTAAGTATCTGGACCAGGCTGTGGACTCACTATAAAGAATGTTAACAACAGTGGATATAACAGTAACAGCGACAGATATAAAAGCACACAAAAACGAACAGATAATCGAGTAAATGCTGGAAATATTTCacggttaaaaaaattataattgatgtcaaaattattcaaattaaCAAATGTTTCAATTATCAACATAATTGTACATCAAAATTACATTATATGCGCAATAAAAATGTTACAATGTGGAAAAGATGGTATCAAATCAGACTACAATGGCCGAATCGACAACAGTTCTGTTATAAAATTCTTTACTACCCAAACAAACATAGAGGTAGATAAGACAAAGTTAATTATTTTTGATGCAAAATAGTACAACGGACAACGAAACTGTagatacaataaaaacaaacatggtaCCGTTTCTTTCGAACGTTCGATAGGTCATGCTGCATTTCGGACCTTCGCCAAGTCGAGATGGCACTCCATACGTATTGGGACTAGGCGCCCATAAATCTAAAAGCCGTTAAATATCACAatcagtattattattatttaggaATATTTATACAATATAGTTATCAGCGTGATCGCAACTTTCTTAGTATAGAAAATAGACACACATTCGTATTATTAACCCAGGTTCTCTCAAATGACATAGATTAACATGTAGCTACGGTAACATGACTTGCTAAATATGACCATGCTTTGTACCGAACAACCGTCAAGGTGATGACAAAACAAGCTTTATAACCACTCGCTCACACGCCACACGCTTAGACTTCAACCAAACGTTGCAGTCAGCCTGTTTTTCTGACTCCTGAGATGAGCCACTAAAATCCGATTTcttgataaaaatttaaagatctCTGTAATTTGCCACtgcttcaatttttttctcatttttacaCCGTTAGACACTGTTTCAAGAGGTTCTAatcttaatttaaataatttacacTAGCTATGAATAGCACCggtatgaataaaaaatttcatCATAGATTATCATTTCCAATAGAAGGAATTTAGATGGAACAATAAATGAAAAGCACATACTGGATATTTCAGGCTGTCGACTGGAAATAGATTTGGCTACAGCTTTACCAATAGTTGTACCAAGATCATAGGCAGCTGGACCAGGGTTGTTGCTTGCTAGGTGTTAGACAGACAAATTATGATTTGATAAAACACTAAAATGAAAATGTGATATAATTTACAAGTATTACCTTTTGGTGTTGGTAGTCTTTCACTTAAAGAATAAGCAGGACCTCGGTCTTTGCAACGAATATCGTACACAGCTGGACCTAAAAATATTGTccgtaaagaaaattttgttagaGCACTTATATTTTAAACACTGAACAATTAGAACAACACAAGtataaaaataccaaaaaaaattaaaacaactatAATTTATTTGAACCCACCTGGGGTTATCGAGTTTAACTGGTTAGTTTGAAGAGGTAGAGCCagtccaaacgattttttgatgtTCTTTTGCCAATGACTCGATTTCGGACGATATTTGGCAGGACCTGGTGTTTTAAAACCTGACAAAAAACAAGTTATCGTCACGTCGGTTCCTTAAATTTCAACTTCGTAAACaagcaaataaacaaaaaactaaacaaaTCCGTTGTTAGAAAGCTTGAGATTACAGAGCAAAAATTTGACAGCTTCTGCTGCTTAAACAATCAAATCTTTCCATAAATTTGAACTGACTGTCCTTCACAGATGTGAAAAGTTACCTTGACTATCAACAGGTTGGACACGATAGTCTGGTGGTCCATGCATAATCTTTTGTCTTCCACTCATGCTACATTTGGAGCTTTTTTCAGCAAGGTTGCCATGAGTCAACAAATACGCTGCTGGTCCCAATGAGCAGGTTTCATGACAACCTGACTTGCTTTTACCAATAAGTGGAAAGCCTCTATCTCTCCATACCATATCTCCTTCg is a genomic window of Hydractinia symbiolongicarpus strain clone_291-10 chromosome 14, HSymV2.1, whole genome shotgun sequence containing:
- the LOC130625284 gene encoding sperm-tail PG-rich repeat-containing protein 2-like isoform X1; the encoded protein is MEGNIVVEEDIQDENTVNRSQTEMLTCEKGTAKKLIINRTAMGEYIPQDNGKPLTQLAIPLPGAADYSPSISLTKPSPPQYSIVGKPKPPSCLLLKYFDPSSICNIDLFPGPNKYKTEGDMVWRDRGFPLIGKSKSGCHETCSLGPAAYLLTHGNLAEKSSKCSMSGRQKIMHGPPDYRVQPVDSQGFKTPGPAKYRPKSSHWQKNIKKSFGLALPLQTNQLNSITPGPAVYDIRCKDRGPAYSLSERLPTPKASNNPGPAAYDLGTTIGKAVAKSISSRQPEISNLWAPSPNTYGVPSRLGEGPKCSMTYRTFERNVSPQPGPDTYKCTIKNLKKQPVYSCRKVCRPIYPDILNYAEYSVMKNSVVGPGTYDHQNRFSKNDAPAHSMGKRFQKKSEETPGPATYNVKLPARPDGKRVAAFSMGSRIEARSGTVGPGPAAYYPKVKTSAPQYSMGKRYTKQKSSTAPAPNSYKIHSGQTNRGILKGPNPTLKARPSPFVYSGFRRILT
- the LOC130625284 gene encoding sperm-tail PG-rich repeat-containing protein 2-like isoform X2 — protein: MEGNIVVEEDIQDENTVNRSQTEMLTCEKGTAKKLIINRTAMGEYIPQDNGKPLTQLAIPLPGAADYSPSISLTKPSPPQYSIVGKPKPPSFDLFPGPNKYKTEGDMVWRDRGFPLIGKSKSGCHETCSLGPAAYLLTHGNLAEKSSKCSMSGRQKIMHGPPDYRVQPVDSQGFKTPGPAKYRPKSSHWQKNIKKSFGLALPLQTNQLNSITPGPAVYDIRCKDRGPAYSLSERLPTPKASNNPGPAAYDLGTTIGKAVAKSISSRQPEISNLWAPSPNTYGVPSRLGEGPKCSMTYRTFERNVSPQPGPDTYKCTIKNLKKQPVYSCRKVCRPIYPDILNYAEYSVMKNSVVGPGTYDHQNRFSKNDAPAHSMGKRFQKKSEETPGPATYNVKLPARPDGKRVAAFSMGSRIEARSGTVGPGPAAYYPKVKTSAPQYSMGKRYTKQKSSTAPAPNSYKIHSGQTNRGILKGPNPTLKARPSPFVYSGFRRILT